The genome window GGCCAGACGGACACGTAAGAAAAAGAAAACGACTAAGAAGCAAGATAACGAGTAACGGGAGGAGTTTTGGGTCAAAAATCGCATCCGATAGGCCTCAGGCTGGGGGTCATCAGATCATGGAATTCCAAATGGTTTGCCCAGAGAAATTTTCCTGATCTGTTAGAAGAAGATCTCAAGATCAGAGGATACATCAATAAGCGTCTGGAGAATGCCGGACTGGCCCGCGTGGAGATACTGCGTGCGCCCAAGAAGATCACGGTAGATATCCATTCCTCCCGACCCGGAATCGTTATCGGCCGTAAAGGTGCCGAAGTAGATAAATTGCGCGAAGAGTTACAGCTTTTGACCAAAAAAGATATCACTTTGAATATCATGGAAGTGAAGAAGCCGGAGCTGGATGCCAGGCTGGTGGCAGATTCGATTGCCCGTCAGCTTGAGGGACGAATCTCATTCAGGCGCTGTATGAAGAAGGCCATTATCGGGTCCATGAAGATGGGCGCCGAGGGTATCAAGGTCATGTGCAGTGGACGCCTGGGAGGAGCTGAAATCGCCCGCAGTGAGAAATATATGGAGGGGCGTGTTCCGCTTCATACACTCAGGGCAGACATCGATTATTCGACTTCGACGGCAAATACAACCTACGGCACCATAGGTGTAAAGGTCTGGATCTGTCGGGGAGAGATCCTGGATAAGCCCTCGGCTGAACTGGCCGAGGATACCGCGCAACCGGATATGCAGAGGAAGCGTCAGGCCCAGCAGTCCCGGAAGCGCAGGCCTCGACCCAAATCCAGGGTGCGCAAGAAAAGAAATGCCTCTGCAGAAGCTCAATCGCAGAAAGCTAAACCTGAAGAGGCCCGGTCAAGTGGTTCACAATCAGCTCAGCCCAGGGGCGGAGCTGACAGCAAGTCTCCGGGAGGTTCCTCGGGCAAGAAGCCTGACCAGGAATCTTAAAAACTGGAGATAAATCTCTTGCATCAGTAAGATTTATTTATATATTTGGGACTTTCTGTTTAATTTGCGCGACGGTTAGGAGTACGATTTATGTTAATGCCCAAGCGGGTTAAGTATCGCAGACAGCAACGCGGAAGGATGAGAGGTAAAGCCTACCGCGGCTCCACTATCTCATTTGGTGAATACGCCCTGAAGGCGCTCAAGCCGGCCTGGATCACTAACCGTCAGATAGAAGCCGCTCGTGTGGCTTTGACCCGTCGCATCAAGCGTGGCGGTAAAGTTTGGATCAGGATATTTCCTGATAAGCCGTTTACCAAGAAACCGGCTGAAACCCGTATGGGTAAGGGCAAGGGCTCGCCTGAATACTGGGTGGCGGTGGTCAAGCCGGGCCGAATCCTGTTCGAGCTGGAAGGTGTCTCGGAAGATCTGGCACGTCAGGCGATGAAGCTGGCGGCCGACAAGCTGCCGATTCCGTGCCGGTTTGTAACTCGCGGCGACGTGGGAGGAAACTGATATGAAGTCAGAGATGTTGCGTGATCTGGCCCGGGAGGAGATCGAGCAGAGGCTTCTGGATGCCGAGGAGGAGTTGTTTAACCTGCGGCTCAAAAAGCGCGTTCAGAAACTTGATAATCCGCTTCGCCTGCGGGTGCTCAGACGGGATATAGCCCGGATGAAAACAATATTACATGAACATGAAGAAGGTATTCGCAAGCTTTCGGCCTCGACCGGGAAAATCCTCGAGTCGAAATAAGAAGCAGTATTAAGGAGTAGCCGAGGTGACTGAAACCAAAGACAGAGGATTGCGCAAAACCCGTCAGGGTGTGGTGCTCTCGAACAAGATGGATAAAACGATCGCTGTCGAGCTGGATCGAACCATGCGGCATCCGCTGTACGGAAAGATTATTCACAAGCGTGCCAAGCTGTACGCCCATGACGAGCAAAATGATGCCAATATCGGGGACAGGGTTCTGGTTATGGAAACTCGTCCGCTATCTAAGATGAAACACTGGAGACTGGTAAAAATCTTGGAGAGAGCCAAATAAAATGATACAGGAGTACACCAGACTGAACGTCGCCGATAACACCGGCGCTAAAAAAGTAATGTGTTTCCGTGTTCTCGGGGGAACCAAGCGCAGGTACGCCCGTGTGGGAGATATCATCGTCTGCGCGGTTAAAGACGCTATCCCCAACGGCACGGTCAAAAAGTCGGATATCGTCAAGGCTGTAGTCGTCCGCACACGGTTTTCGACTCGCCGCAAAGACGGCAGTTACATCCGTTTCGGTGACAACGCCGCGGTTATTATCAATGAACAGCA of Candidatus Zixiibacteriota bacterium contains these proteins:
- the rpsC gene encoding 30S ribosomal protein S3, whose translation is MGQKSHPIGLRLGVIRSWNSKWFAQRNFPDLLEEDLKIRGYINKRLENAGLARVEILRAPKKITVDIHSSRPGIVIGRKGAEVDKLREELQLLTKKDITLNIMEVKKPELDARLVADSIARQLEGRISFRRCMKKAIIGSMKMGAEGIKVMCSGRLGGAEIARSEKYMEGRVPLHTLRADIDYSTSTANTTYGTIGVKVWICRGEILDKPSAELAEDTAQPDMQRKRQAQQSRKRRPRPKSRVRKKRNASAEAQSQKAKPEEARSSGSQSAQPRGGADSKSPGGSSGKKPDQES
- the rplP gene encoding 50S ribosomal protein L16; the encoded protein is MLMPKRVKYRRQQRGRMRGKAYRGSTISFGEYALKALKPAWITNRQIEAARVALTRRIKRGGKVWIRIFPDKPFTKKPAETRMGKGKGSPEYWVAVVKPGRILFELEGVSEDLARQAMKLAADKLPIPCRFVTRGDVGGN
- the rpmC gene encoding 50S ribosomal protein L29, giving the protein MKSEMLRDLAREEIEQRLLDAEEELFNLRLKKRVQKLDNPLRLRVLRRDIARMKTILHEHEEGIRKLSASTGKILESK
- the rpsQ gene encoding 30S ribosomal protein S17 encodes the protein MDKTIAVELDRTMRHPLYGKIIHKRAKLYAHDEQNDANIGDRVLVMETRPLSKMKHWRLVKILERAK
- the rplN gene encoding 50S ribosomal protein L14; translated protein: MIQEYTRLNVADNTGAKKVMCFRVLGGTKRRYARVGDIIVCAVKDAIPNGTVKKSDIVKAVVVRTRFSTRRKDGSYIRFGDNAAVIINEQQEPRGTRIFGPVARELRERKFMKIVSLAPEVL